In Synergistetes bacterium HGW-Synergistetes-1, the genomic window GCTCGTATCTTTTTTATAGGGATCAGGGGTTTTGTTAGGTACTTTTGCGTGCTCAGTATCTATTGTTTTCTTTATTGCTATAGGGATTTCAGGTTCCGGAACAGAAGATTCCTCCTCAGTGCTCTCCTGTTGCGGAAGTCCTTTCATTGCATATCTGTAATGGGTCATTTCGTCGTCTATAGGAGCGAGTATCAGCTGAGGAGCATTTTCATCAGCCCTTGCCGCCGAGAGACTGCCTCCGTGCCATGGGCACTGGGATGAAGGAGCATGGCCGGCTGGGAGAAGTATATTTGTAGCCGGACATCCTGGTGCAGCTAGGAAACCTGTCTTTTTGCATACTCTTACCGATTCCACACCGGCATCGGGAGGCACAACGAAATCAGATGGAAGTTTGAGTTTTTTCACGGCGAAGGAGACAAACTCTTTCCATACCGGGACAGCTGCAATAGTTCCCGTTGTTTTTCCGCCAAGCGGTGTGTGGTTGTCATTCCCAACGTAAACTACTACGACCAGGCCCGGAATGCCGCCTGCGAACCAGGCATCAGTCCAGTCGTTTGTCGTTCCCGTTTTGCCAAATGTCTGGTGCCCGTCGATCCTTGCCTTTGCCCCGGTTCCCCACATCGCAACCTGTTCAAGCATTGAGCGCGTTGTCACAGCAGTTGTAACAGAGATCGCGTTTGCCAGTTTTGGGCCGTTCTGTTCTATGGATTCCCCACTTTTGCCCTTTATTTCCTTTATACCGTATGGTTCAACTTTATAGCCGTTGTTTGCGAAGGTAGAGTATGCCACACACATCTCAAGCGGGGTAACGCTCGCAGTTCCAAGAGCAAGTGAAAGGTCTTCAGGCAGATGCGGTGTTGATATGCCCATCCTCCTTGCCATTTCCACTACCCTGCTTACGCCATCGATCTGTGCTAACCTGACCGCCACGGTATTTATAGACCTTGCGAGCGCATCCATGAGGGTAACTTCTCCGTCATATTTACTTCCGTAGTTTCCCGGTTTCCAGCCGTTTGGAAAGATGAGAGGCGCGTCAAGGAGGTGGTCAACGGCTCTGTATCCGTTTTCCAGGGCGGTTGCATAGACTATGGGCTTAAATGCTGATCCCGGCTGACGAAAGGCCTGAGTGGCCCTGTTAAATTTACTGGCATCAAAATCCCTTCCTCCTACCAGGGCAAGGATCTCTCCGGTATTTGGATCGAGGGCTACAAGAGCTCCTTCGTACTTCATCTTTGAAACAAGATCTTCAGCTTTTTTCTGAAGATCCAGATCAATTGTCGTATGTACCTTCAATCCGCCACGGTATACCATTTCTGTCCCATAATTGGGCAGAAGCTTGTTGAAAAGTATATATGAGACAAAGTGAGGTGAATCTTTAAGAGAGAGGTTGCTTCTGTTGGCCTCTCTTTTGACCAGTTTTGGCACATCGTTCACGCTGGTGTCATAATCAGATTTTGATATCCAGTCAAGATCCAGCATCCTTTTGAGAACATAGTCCTTTCTCGTCTTAGACCTTGAGGGGTTTCTAAAAGGGCTGTATGTCTCAGGCGCTGCGACAAGACCTGCAAGTACAGCTGACTCAGTTATTGAAAGCTTACCCGGTGCTTTGCCGAAATATTTTTTTGAGGCGGAGTCTATGCCATAGGCTCCATGACCCATATATATAGTGTTGAGATACATCTCGAGAAGCTGTTCTTTTGTGTATATCCTTTCAAGTCTTAAAGCGAGGATGGCCTCTTTTGCCTTCCTTACGATTGTCTTTTCTTTTGTAAGGAAAAGATTCCTGGCAAGCTGCTGTGTTATTGTGCTTCCGCCCTGCCGTGCCCCGCGATGAAAAATATCGACCAGGACTGCCCTGAATATTGAAACAGGCCTTATTCCGGAGTGATCATAGAATCTGTCGTCTTCAGCTGCCAGTATTGCCTTGACCATCCATGGGGAGACAACGTCAAGCTTTACCCAGTTCCTGTTTTCCTGGAAAAGTCTCGTTATGACCTTTTCATTTCTGTCATATACGATAGTAGCCAGGCTGGGCTCATGTGCGAGTATCTCCTCTGTTGTCGGAAGTGACTGTGATATGTCTTTTAGGAAAACAGCCAGAATAACAGCCAGAAGAGCTGCGCATATTGCTGTGAAAAGAGCTATGTGAGAAAAGATCTTGTTGATCAACGATTTTTTCTTTTTTCCTTGCTTTTTTTTCTCAAGAGAAAACTTTTTGTCATTAAACTGCATCAAAGGCATAACTGCGGCAGCCTCCAGTCATTTAGTAGATCCAACCATAGGTCGGATGTCTAAGCTTTATTACTAATAAACTATCATCATTATGTGAATTATAACACGGTAAATTTTGCAATAAAATTTATGAATAGCACCCCTTATGAAAATTTTAAAATAAGCTTGCATTTTCCGCCAAAGCGTAGTATATTACCTCCTGTCGCCGTTGCAATCAGATCTTATTACAGTAAACGGTGACGCTGAACCTTGCCAATTGAATACAGTACGTAAGGAAATAAGCGAACGAGACCAGAATCAAACGGAGAGTTTGATCCTGGCTCAGGACGAACGCTGGCGGCGTGCTTAACACATGCAAGTCGAACGGGAGTACTTTGAAAGCTTGCTGA contains:
- a CDS encoding penicillin-binding protein, producing the protein MQFNDKKFSLEKKKQGKKKKSLINKIFSHIALFTAICAALLAVILAVFLKDISQSLPTTEEILAHEPSLATIVYDRNEKVITRLFQENRNWVKLDVVSPWMVKAILAAEDDRFYDHSGIRPVSIFRAVLVDIFHRGARQGGSTITQQLARNLFLTKEKTIVRKAKEAILALRLERIYTKEQLLEMYLNTIYMGHGAYGIDSASKKYFGKAPGKLSITESAVLAGLVAAPETYSPFRNPSRSKTRKDYVLKRMLDLDWISKSDYDTSVNDVPKLVKREANRSNLSLKDSPHFVSYILFNKLLPNYGTEMVYRGGLKVHTTIDLDLQKKAEDLVSKMKYEGALVALDPNTGEILALVGGRDFDASKFNRATQAFRQPGSAFKPIVYATALENGYRAVDHLLDAPLIFPNGWKPGNYGSKYDGEVTLMDALARSINTVAVRLAQIDGVSRVVEMARRMGISTPHLPEDLSLALGTASVTPLEMCVAYSTFANNGYKVEPYGIKEIKGKSGESIEQNGPKLANAISVTTAVTTRSMLEQVAMWGTGAKARIDGHQTFGKTGTTNDWTDAWFAGGIPGLVVVVYVGNDNHTPLGGKTTGTIAAVPVWKEFVSFAVKKLKLPSDFVVPPDAGVESVRVCKKTGFLAAPGCPATNILLPAGHAPSSQCPWHGGSLSAARADENAPQLILAPIDDEMTHYRYAMKGLPQQESTEEESSVPEPEIPIAIKKTIDTEHAKVPNKTPDPYKKDTSEAINMEAKYQELLKRYNIIE